The following proteins come from a genomic window of Pseudochaenichthys georgianus chromosome 17, fPseGeo1.2, whole genome shotgun sequence:
- the LOC117461996 gene encoding transmembrane protein 69-like — protein MITTSGRRLISGVSVWRCVQQITRATHYTTTSQLFPSQASSVLMSSRLTPTNSLLSISWHASRLCHGDSRATSGRGDRKDGFSLRALSQAPKPALYIGVSGLIPFLSAPLLMAATQTFYPEVAYAQMVYGASIVSFLGGARWGFAIPAGSPAKPDWMNLGNSVVPALLAWMALLCRDNIAEGALVVIMGLGLSLHYDLTLLPGYPSWFKAMRTILTLIATFSLVATLTIKKFCPEKKLKESKK, from the exons ATGATTACTACATCTGGAAGACGTTTAATTTCTGGG GTTTCAGTATGGAGGTGTGTTCAGCAGATAACCAGAGCCACACACTACACAACAACATCTCAGCTGTTTCCTTCTCAAGCCTCCTCAGTGTTGATGTCATCCAGACTCACTCCCACCAACAGTTTGTTGAGCATCAGCTGGCATGCCTCACGCCTGTGCCACGGGGACTCAAGAGCTACCTCAGGGAGAGGTGACAGGAAAGACGGCTTCAGTTTGAGGGCCCTCAGCCAGGCTCCTAAACCAGCCCTCTACATCGGTGTCTCTGGGCTTATCCCTTTCCTGTCTGCCCCTCTCCTGATGGCTGCCACACAGACCTTCTACCCGGAAGTGGCGTATGCTCAGATGGTCTACGGAGCCTCCATAGTGTCCTTCCTCGGAGGCGCCCGCTGGGGGTTTGCCATCCCAGCCGGTAGTCCTGCTAAGCCTGACTGGATGAACTTGGGCAACAGTGTGGTTCCTGCACTCCTGGCCTGGATGGCGCTGCTCTGCAGGGACAATATAGCAGAGGGAGCTCTGGTGGTTATTATGGGATTGGGCCTGTCTCTGCACTATGACCTGACCCTGCTGCCGGGCTACCCCTCCTGGTTTAAAGCCATGCGGACTATACTCACTCTGATCGCCACTTTCTCACTGGTGGCTACCCTGACAATTAAGAAATTCTGTCCTGAGAAGAAACTTAAAGAGAGTAAGAAATGA